The following nucleotide sequence is from Trifolium pratense cultivar HEN17-A07 linkage group LG2, ARS_RC_1.1, whole genome shotgun sequence.
TTTCAATTTTCCCCATATTTTGCTTGTTTATTCTTCATTGAAACGACCAAGCTGTGCAAATCATATTCCATCGTCTCCCAGTCAAATGTACTAGTTATCTCACGAGTCATCAATGCTAAACATGTAAGTACTTGCTTTCATATATTGATTTGACACTTTATGTATTTGTATCTTTCTCTTTTGGATGAgctcttccttttcttttacgTTTTGGGGGATTTATATCATTACTTTTTTGCCACTTCagaacataaataataattttggaaGCTTCGGGGtataaaaagaataaacacTAGGTTAACCTTTCGGCTAGCTTTACCTCTTTCAACTATTTAATGtatgtaaaatatgttttaCAATTATTTCAATGTAACACATTGGATTCTATTGTGTTGCATTCTGTCGTGTTcacatgattgttgatgtttctaCAGCTGCACGGATTATTTCTCGTGAATTCTGTTATATTCAGTAACTAATTGTTTTTCAATTACATTAGTTGCTAGTTACTTTAGTGATGTAACTAATAACACAACACTAGTTCTCTGTATCTAAACCTCAGaacattaaatttataaattgcAATTCAAATTATACTTGCTTCTCTCATTTCTATCTACTCAATTAATTTGGCCATCTCCTTACCGCCACACTCTGAACCATCACCTTCTGGTGGACATCAGTACTTAATCCACCAGCATGATCCTAATGCTGGCTGTGTAGTTAGACCCGCTTCTTCTCTTAGACGGAAACACATAAGCCGGGTGGCAAATACGGTTGGCATGATGATATGTTGATTGGTGCACATTTGTCTTTTAATAGACTTGGTGTATGTTCGAAATCACAACAGGAGACTTACGACCGCATGACAATTATgtaattaatatgatttatttattttgttggtaGTTATATCTACAAAAGAAAAGGTGGACTACTCGATGGCCTCACTATAACTTTGATATTAATCACAATACATGTGTTGCTGTTATGATCATTTCGATATTATAATGACATTAATGGTCGATTCTTTTTGGCACAGTAATCCTTTATCTTTGCAATGTACTGTCAACCAGTTTCATGGTTGTTATCAGAATGTATCCAACTCGAGTATCATAAGCAGTGGTGGTGAAGTTAAAGCGTGTTGGTCTGTTGTTAAGCTTCAGAGGTATCGGTGTGAGTAGGTAGTTTTCTCGTCATGGTGGCAGACTATCTATGCAGGAAAAACGAGATTACAAAGGTGTTTTCTCATAGAGGAAAGTTTTGAGTGTTGGTGCTGAATTTCATCGAGTGGCAGTAGCAGCAAGGGTTAGTAGAGGCTTTTCGAAGGCAAGATGTGAAGGTATTGTGGGAGACAACTTGGATAGTGTGTTTTGAAACTTAGTAATTCCACAAGTGTTGGTACATTGATAGATTGGTTGATGAATTTTTAGTTTTGGATTTTGCAAGAGTGCATTTGGCTCCAGCCTGTTATGCTGAGATAGATTGTTCTCTGTATTGcatttgtattacatcgatgtcATTTAAGATTTACAGTCTTGTCGTTATATTATAGTTAGGATTTAATGGATGTGTGTTGACAGTGTAATGTGTAAAGATTTTTCACACTCTTAATCTAAGCTCGTTACTTTTCTTTATAAACCTTTATAGGTAGGAAAGGTTTTGGAAAGCATTGTGTCTGAAATGTATTAGTTAGTTGAGTTTGCATAGGGTAGATGTACCTTGAAATTAAAAAGGTAAGAGTGGGAGCTGGCAAATTCAGTTGAGAGAATTGAGTTCAACATTGTGTCTGTTCTAAGGCGTGTCGCTTAGAAATTGGGTCAAAGACTatataaaaaagttgaaaatagaaATGAATTTCATTTAAGAGTCTTCACAATGTGTCAGTTAGAAGAGGAGGATACTACTAATTTGTTCATTGAATGTCAGTTAGAATTCTCATCAGTTTTGCATAATTTTTTCTTGTATGTTTTTTTGGACTGCCTTGCTGCAAAGCAGAAAGTAGGTACGAGTTTGACAGGTTTTGGTAATATGAACAGTCTGGCTGTCTAGAAATTAGATGcaatttgtagagaaaaaaaataatattaaacttGCATCCAAATTGGAAACGGCATGGATACGGGCTATCAATCTAATATGAGTTTTGAATGGGGTTTGTCATGTTCCCTCTCACCCTGCAGGGTTCTTGGGATATCAATCTAATTATAGGTCAATTATGATAATTAACAGAGGTGATGATAACTTCTGACAGATGGACCAGCTTGTTTTCAAAGGACATATGGAAGGAGAATATAAGCTAGCATGATTTGATGTTACTACTTATGGTTGTTGGTTGTGCTATAGTTTGTTTATGCCTTGTCTTTCTTGTCGTATTTGTGATCTTTGGCTGGTGTTTGTCATCCGTGATACAGTTCAAGAAACATTGGTATGTGATACGTTGTCCTGTGTTAGACTTGTATAGATTTGTGTTGTTGAGTTTGGTACAAGTTTTTGTGTCACTGTCATGGGTCTGTTacaatttcttatttttgtgCTATATTGAATCTGGTATAGGGTGCATGACTCATTGTACtagcttaatatttttttataggaattTTATCAACCTTCTCACAATTTAATAGAGGAATTTTATCCGTAGAGAAGATTTGGATCCAATCCAACCGTCTAAATCTCTAGTTTGTTTGGATGTCGGGTCATACGGGTGACCGATAGAGCAAATCAGTTTTAACGAGTTAAATTAAAACTTTGTTACTGCATTTAAAATTTCATTGAtcaataaattttcatttttcaaataatttaacaCCTAGACaagacaaaaatagaaaaactagATAAAAAAGGTGCAATTAGgggtagagctgtcaaaaatgGGTCGGGCTGATGGGCCGACCGATTAGCCCACGGGCTTGGGCGGATCAGGCCTCAAAAAACCTAGCCCATTTGAAACCGCTCCTTTTTGGCCCATTCCCATGTAGCCCAATGGGCTTCGGGACGGCCcgttaacaaaaaatttatgtcatttttgtaaaaataatatcaattaaaacataaaaaattatcatctaattgaaaatttattatgaaaaatatagttaaatgtgtaaacataataaaaaggatcatatttacctaaaactctttaaaaaacttagtttataatttattaatttgattttatttcttttataagaatcaaacttgagtttaattgatatttaatactgatgtaaaaattatttacacttgcataaaattatatttcaataaaattgataattatgaggaactaatacatcaaaatcatgtaaaaaaatatcaaataaatgagaaaaaataaaataaaatgggtcgGGCCAGACCCATTAGCCCACGTGGCCCACATGGGCTGGCCGGACTCATAAATGTGTAGCGCAATAATATCCGGATCGGGCCAGGCTAGCCCATATATTGTCTGGCCCACTGAGCCGGGGCAGCCtatttgacagctctaattaggggtgacaatttttttaaatactttttttttttataatttaaatactaaatattaaaaattgttaattttaaaatttcaaaatagggAAATTGATCCCTAATTTTCATTTAACCCCAAATttcaatttctatttctattcatTCATTCTCTTTATTCATAGCATTCTCTTCCGCCAACTATTCCCTAAGAATCGCGTTCTCAATAATTTGGCTTAAAAGGTTAGTTTCCATTTATACTGAAGTTTGCATTGCAGATCATGTTTCTTTGTGTTGTTAAATTGGAAAATGCATTCATTCATGGTTTTGTTTCTTAGCTCAAATTGTTCTTGGTTTTTGTTGTTTGAAGGGTTTTGTATTGCGGTGTTGCGAATCTCTCTCTAACACATAAGATCATCAACAATGTCGTTCTCACTCTCACTCTCAAGGTTAGCTTTACTTCGttctaataataatatcacaacTTCCACTTTCCTTCATTCCTTCTCATCTAAATCTCGATTCACTCACAATGATATTGATAATGATGTTGATAATGCTGTTTCTTCATTCCATAGCATGCTTCGTATGAATCCAACCCCATCCATTGTACAATTTGCCAAGATTTTAACTTATCTTGTTAAGACAGACACCCATTTCTCAACTGTTATTTCACTTTCTCGCCAAATGGAATTCAATGGAATTAAGCCAACTATTGTTACTTTCAATATTTTGATCAATTCTTATTGTCACTTGCGTCAAATCAATTTTGCATTTTCTATATTTGCCAAGATTCTCAAGATCGGTTATCAGCCGAGTACCATAACCTTAAATACACTTGTTAAAGGTCTATGTCTTAGCGGTAAGATTAAGGAAGCTCTGCACTTTCATGACCATGTGATTGCGCTTGGATTTGAGTTGAATCAAGTTAGTTATAGAATATTGATCAATGGGTTATGTAAAACCGGAGAAACAAGAGCAGCCTTGCCGTTGTTGAGACGaattgaaggaaaattgatCAAGATCGATGAGAAAATGTATAGCATAATAATAGATAGTTTGtgcaaaaataaatttgtaaaagATGCCTATGCGTTATATTCTGAAATGATTGCAAAGAAAATTTCTCCCGATGTTGTCACTTTCAGTACCCTAATCTATGGATTTTGTGTTGTTGGTCAATTGAAAGAAGCATTTGGTTTGTTCCATGAAATGGTATTGAAAAACATCAACCCAAATGTTtatacttttaatatattggtTGATGCATTCTGCAAGGAAGGAAAGATGAAAGAAGCTATGAATTTGTTGGCTATGATGACAAAAGAAGGTATACAATTGAATGTTGTTAGTTATAATACTTTAATGGATGGGTATTGCTTACTTAATCAAGTGAACAAGGCCAAAGATATATTCTATTCTCTAGCTCAAAGGGGAGTGACTCCTGATGTTTGTTCCTATAATGTCATGATTAACGGGCTATGTAAAATTAAAAGGATGGATGAAGCCATAAATCTATTTCAAGAAATGCAAAACAAGAAGAT
It contains:
- the LOC123910984 gene encoding putative pentatricopeptide repeat-containing protein At1g12700, mitochondrial, coding for MSFSLSLSRLALLRSNNNITTSTFLHSFSSKSRFTHNDIDNDVDNAVSSFHSMLRMNPTPSIVQFAKILTYLVKTDTHFSTVISLSRQMEFNGIKPTIVTFNILINSYCHLRQINFAFSIFAKILKIGYQPSTITLNTLVKGLCLSGKIKEALHFHDHVIALGFELNQVSYRILINGLCKTGETRAALPLLRRIEGKLIKIDEKMYSIIIDSLCKNKFVKDAYALYSEMIAKKISPDVVTFSTLIYGFCVVGQLKEAFGLFHEMVLKNINPNVYTFNILVDAFCKEGKMKEAMNLLAMMTKEGIQLNVVSYNTLMDGYCLLNQVNKAKDIFYSLAQRGVTPDVCSYNVMINGLCKIKRMDEAINLFQEMQNKKIIPDRVTYSSLIDGLCKSGRISHAWELLEEMHDRGQPANIITYTSLLHALCKNHHVDKAIALVKNIKDKGIQPDIHTYTTLIDGLCKAGRLKNAQQIFQDLLNKGYNITVWTYNTMINGLCLEGLFDEAMFLMSKMEDSGYSPNAITYQIIIYALFENDENDKAEKLLREMIARGLLK